The genomic interval ATCAATAAATGTTGATTGATAGAAGTATTACTGTTGTTACCCATACTCAtttatataaatgcatatttacattatttatacaAGGAGAGAGGTCTTGTGTGCAGCAGAGagggaaatacacacacacagcttcGCACGGTGCCCCCAGTGGGCCTTGCAGAGATTACATGGTACCTGGCACAtagggcactcaataaatatttcttgaagggCAAAGATGAATTAATAGTAGGTATTAACCTTTATTGTTGACTCTAACCCCAGGAGTCAGAAGGATGTGGCACTCACATTAAAACCTACTaagcttcctttttccttttcttcatcttcctctaaATCACTATTCCATATAGTCTCCCTTTGCCTATCTTAAACTTaagcttttttccttctcttggtaCTCATCTCTATTTCTTTGGGagtctgtctttctgtccctctttctttctctgcaaaaaaaattaagtatttgtGTTGCTTCTCCGTCCTCTTCGgtgtacttatttttttatttctcaccttctctttttctctcctttcactACTTACAGGAATGGAATTTTTATGTTAactattaaatatgtatatattcctAATTTTCAAGGGCTTAGTAACTTAAAAAGGGAAATAGATACCCTGTCTTCCCTCCAAAACTGGTTTAGcaataaatagaatttaaatatttctaggaCATAACTCTATATAGACGAAAATCTGGTATAAAGTTATGGGAACTTAGTGCTTTAACTGTAAGATAAAATAAGGGATAAAACTGGTTCTTagcaacatttttaaagttttgaaaaattattttttatttctttaagaactAAAAAGGATTTTATCTTTGACAGTGCAATTCCAAAGGATACTTTGAAGGCCATTCTGTTGGAGTTAGAATGTCACTTTACGTGGAATCTACTTAAGGAAGACATTGATCTGTTTGATGTAGAAGATACAATTGGACAACAGCTTGAATTTCTTACCACAAAATCCAGACTTGCTCTTTATAACCTTTTGGCCTATGTGAAACACCTAAAAGGCCAAAATAAAGATGCCCTAGAGTGCTTgaaacaagcagaagaaataatccaGCGAGAACACTCAAACGAAGAAGAAGTACGAAGTCTAGTCACTTGGGGAAACTATGCCTGGGTGTATTATCACATGTACCAGCTTGGAGAAGCTCAGAAGTATATAGACAAGGTAGGGAATGTCTGCAAGAAATTGTCCAGTCCTTCTAACTACAAATTGGAACGTCCTGAGGTTGACTGTGAGAAAGGGTGGGCACTTTTGAAATTTGGAGGAAAGTATTACCAAAGGGCTAAAGCAGCCTTTGAGAAGGCTTTGGAAGCAGAACCTGACAATCCAGAGTTTAACATTGGTTATGCCATCACGGTATATCGGCTGGATGATTCTGACAGAGAAGGGTCTATAAAGAGCTTTTCTCTGGGGCCTCTGAGGAAGGCTGTTACCCTGAACCCAGATAACACCTACATTAAGGTTTTTCTGGCACTGAAGCTTCAAGATGTACATGCAGAAGCTGAAGGGGAAAAGTATATTGAAGAAATCCTGGACCAAATATCATCTCAGCCTTATGTCCTTCGTTATGCAGCCAAATTCTATAGGAGAAAAAATTCCTGGGACAAAGCTCTTGAACTTTTGAAAAGGGCCTTGGAAGTGACACCAACCTCTTCTTTCTTGCATCACCAGATGGGACTTTGCTACAGAGCACAAATGATCCAAATCAAGAAAGCCACACGCAACAGacctaaaggaaaagataaaCTGAAGGTTGATGAGCTGATTGCATCTGCTATATTTCATTTCAAAGCAGCTGTGGAACGAGACTCCATGTTTGCGTTTGCCTACACAGACCTGGCCAACATGTATGCTGAGAGAGGCCAGTATAGCAATGCTGAGGACATATTCCGGAAAGCCCTCTGTTTGGGGAACATAACTGATGATCACAAACATCAAATCCACTATCACTATGGCCGCTTTCAGGAATTTCAccagaaatcagaaaatactGCCATCCATCACTATTTAGAGGCTTTAAAGGTCAAAGACCGGTCATCCCTACGCACCAAACTGACAAGTGCTCTGAAGAAGTTGGCTACCAAGAGACTTTGTCACAATGCTTTAGATGTGCAGAGTTTAAGTGCCCTGGGGTTTGTTTATAAGCTTGAGGGCGAAAAGAGGCAAGCTGCTGAGTACTATGAGAGGGCCCAAAAGATAGATCCAGAAAATGCAGAATTCCTTACTGCTCTTTGTGAGCTCCGACTTTCCATTTAAAGATGTACTCCAAGAAATTAGGTCGAAGCTTTTCCTTCCATTTTGGGTTCTTCTGTTTCTGCTTATTGTTTTAATCCATTGTTCATTCTAGAGCCAATGTTTATTAGATGGTTATGGTATACCAGACATTGTGATAAATACTTTATATACATTAGGATGAATcctttgctgttttctttctcttttctttttaattaaaatactataGTCCATTGAGAAACAGCAACATTCCAGCTGTTAtaactttgaaaataatatttttgttattttataccCTTTACTATTACAATTTCAGATTAAATTTTTGCAAATATCCCTTATTTATTGTATATAATCCTACACAAACATTTGATATTTAGGTTAGGAACACTCAGGAGTACAACATTTTATTAGTTAAGCTCTTAACTATGTAGCTTGCAAAAgaactttcaaatattttgataCTCATAAGGATATTTTACTCTCAATCTGATGGTCACCTAAAGAATcctttttgttgaaaaaaaaaattcataataacAAAGTTTATCATCTCTTGGTGACTtcattaaaagaagaagaaactagaaTAGAAGAtgattttctcaaattttaaataatatagaaTTTTAGGGATCCATGAGAAATCACAAATTTCATCTTCCAAAATGTATTAAGTAGCTAGAAATAATTATGGAAAAAATGAATAATGGAAAATATCATTaatctgaagttttttttctAACTAGAAAAATCTGCATTGAATCTAGATGAAGTTAATTTTACTCCTTTCAATTAAAATTGCAGTATTAAACTAAAATCATTGAAATAGAAAGAACAGACCAACTGAGAAATTgggaaaaaatgacaaatgtaTAAAGTTGATGTCCCTAACCTACATCCCTATATTACCAAGATTTTAGTGTATTAGCTTTGAGTCTGGACTGGGTAGTGTTTTCATACCCCCAATTTATGGCCTTGGGCTAACTGTTCTAGTATTTCAGAGTGACTTCTGTGAAGCTTTTTCCTTTGAAGTTTTCAGGTTGTCATTTTTTCCTGTAGACCCTCCAAAAATAAGTAAGCTCTGCCTTCTGCTTTAATACCCACACTATCCATCTTGAGGGGTCATCGCCTAAGGGCCCTTATTCCAGGGGACCTTTTAAAATTATGGTGTTGCCAAATGTGGCTTCTCTGATGTTTCTTTGCTTGTAGACTACACAGTTGTGTGTCACGACGATATGGAAAGGTATGCCACGTGATTTAATCATCCTTCCAGTGTAGCTCAAAAAGTATTCCCAgtgtgtgttattttttaaatttttgttacagttttgatttttataaaagtaataaattctCATCGTAGAATTTCAAAAAGTACAAAAGTATGTGAATTTCAAAATAAGCGCACTACCCCCACTCTACCCCATTCCACACCCCCGAGGTAAACTGTTAACAATTGGCTGTGTATCTGTGCAGGTCTTTTTTCTATGCACATTCAAACATGTATATACTACAGTGTAGCTCAtgaattaaatttttcaaatgttttgttttacttaattCTCTgctgtttttatctatttttgtttgtttcatatgtTTAAGAGGAAGAACAAGGAAAGGAATGATCTTTACTCAAGAATTTCAGGAACTGAAGACGAAAGTTCTGACCTCTCAGTAGAAGCTTTTGTCCCTTTCAAATATTTGAGGATATTAACTAACAAAGTAGGTCATTTCTCCCACCTGAAAGTGTATAACTTGCCATATAGTACGAAAAACTCACATTCAGAGGC from Nycticebus coucang isolate mNycCou1 chromosome 3, mNycCou1.pri, whole genome shotgun sequence carries:
- the IFIT5 gene encoding interferon-induced protein with tetratricopeptide repeats 5, encoding MSAIPKDTLKAILLELECHFTWNLLKEDIDLFDVEDTIGQQLEFLTTKSRLALYNLLAYVKHLKGQNKDALECLKQAEEIIQREHSNEEEVRSLVTWGNYAWVYYHMYQLGEAQKYIDKVGNVCKKLSSPSNYKLERPEVDCEKGWALLKFGGKYYQRAKAAFEKALEAEPDNPEFNIGYAITVYRLDDSDREGSIKSFSLGPLRKAVTLNPDNTYIKVFLALKLQDVHAEAEGEKYIEEILDQISSQPYVLRYAAKFYRRKNSWDKALELLKRALEVTPTSSFLHHQMGLCYRAQMIQIKKATRNRPKGKDKLKVDELIASAIFHFKAAVERDSMFAFAYTDLANMYAERGQYSNAEDIFRKALCLGNITDDHKHQIHYHYGRFQEFHQKSENTAIHHYLEALKVKDRSSLRTKLTSALKKLATKRLCHNALDVQSLSALGFVYKLEGEKRQAAEYYERAQKIDPENAEFLTALCELRLSI